A region of Nostoc sp. ATCC 53789 DNA encodes the following proteins:
- a CDS encoding DUF499 domain-containing protein → MLPSVFKTCIPREEILDGELSSDLFAAKLRLVVEGLAPQVYQDPTAFFANTFATDGLKTLISEVFGRLVGAAVGSPIIRLETSFGGGKTHDEIALWHIAKNGRDISGLDRFVDLNLIPDRPIQAAAIACQDLDPVNGVYHADTGVTTYTLWGEIAYQINGVAGYSLLKGSDEQRVSPGTVVLERIIQGQPTVIIIDEIASYLRKAKATLVGNSNLAGQVVAFLFALMDLAASCNNLVFVYTLASSTDSFGEETTEIRETISATARQERIIKPSTDIEIYNIVKQRVFASIEANAANNASKEYLQTYKASRINLPDGCKDARYADSIEQSYPFHPELFNLLTKKIASIPNFQRTRGALRLFARVIRYLWDDTSGWIPLIHSHHIPVGIEEEITSDLTARLERPLMRITIQADIYNKDGREAHAQLQDAVWIAAGKPPFSTWVARTIFLHSITQGISAGIRRAELNLSLLTPGLEIGFVDTALEKLSEVAWYLENDPMTTLARFKEEPSINKIIAEEKAQVGITEAKDDLRSRRDTIFADKFFKLVPAPESPAEVDDVSDSIALCLIDFSEATISVTTEGPPPMVEKIFNETGESGKFRTFRNRLLFLVANKQELERAIDNAREFRAIQNILNSPNRLQDLSENQQKQLKDKKGSLDLGVRVSLTNAYRHLFYPANDPVKAAKGLMHYTLSAQDSSDIKGKNNQQDVILKALKDCQKIRVEESPPYAPAYILQKVWLSGLNHWTTKALKEAFAKDLSLNILLDAEISKLRDTIRQGLQTGNWDMKVGEKLFIKTDDGKITLPDSIEFSERMELYRRGILELPKPREIELNAQVLSSTESVKPVRIRWKASGALTIKLYQDGNLVTGEFRPSDEYATAIAKTTTFKIVADYGNGEVEERETLAKILAYGTGTPSTPSAGEDGNGSWDDSPLFKAKPEEFDLEGTLDRVFNELGDRIQDNQVQGIQSLEISVGQVMDYRKLMTAFPMLIKLPLQIDQTATITVNEQFIRLEYQGPVKGFQSFQGAVNTLLSSPDVKADVSLKLVFEFSSPVQPNGAEISNIKQALNRNPVDRLNLTAKVTY, encoded by the coding sequence ATGCTTCCGTCAGTATTCAAAACTTGCATTCCTAGAGAAGAAATTTTAGATGGGGAACTCTCTTCTGATTTATTTGCCGCTAAGTTACGGCTAGTTGTCGAAGGACTTGCGCCCCAAGTCTACCAAGATCCCACAGCCTTTTTCGCTAATACTTTTGCCACCGATGGTTTAAAGACCTTAATTTCTGAAGTATTTGGGCGGTTGGTAGGTGCTGCTGTCGGCTCCCCCATTATTCGACTGGAAACCAGCTTTGGTGGTGGTAAAACCCATGATGAAATTGCTTTGTGGCACATTGCCAAAAATGGGCGGGACATTTCTGGACTAGACCGTTTTGTTGACCTAAATTTAATTCCAGACCGACCGATTCAAGCAGCTGCGATCGCTTGCCAAGACCTTGATCCAGTTAACGGTGTTTACCATGCGGACACTGGCGTTACCACTTATACCCTTTGGGGAGAAATTGCCTATCAAATTAATGGTGTAGCAGGTTATAGCCTGCTTAAAGGTTCTGACGAACAGCGAGTCAGTCCAGGCACAGTGGTTTTAGAAAGGATAATCCAAGGGCAACCCACAGTCATTATCATCGATGAAATTGCCTCATACCTGAGAAAAGCCAAGGCGACTCTAGTTGGTAACAGCAACTTAGCTGGACAGGTAGTTGCTTTTTTATTCGCCCTCATGGATTTAGCAGCATCTTGTAATAATTTAGTATTTGTTTACACGCTGGCTTCCTCCACTGACAGTTTTGGCGAAGAAACCACCGAAATCCGGGAAACCATTTCCGCTACTGCTAGGCAAGAGCGGATCATTAAACCCAGCACTGATATTGAAATTTACAATATAGTTAAACAGCGAGTATTCGCCAGTATTGAAGCTAACGCTGCCAATAATGCTTCAAAAGAATATTTACAAACTTATAAAGCTAGTCGAATTAATTTACCAGATGGTTGCAAAGATGCACGCTATGCCGACAGTATTGAGCAGAGTTATCCCTTCCACCCAGAATTATTTAACCTGCTGACTAAAAAGATTGCCTCGATCCCAAACTTCCAACGCACCAGAGGCGCTTTGCGGTTATTTGCTAGAGTTATACGTTATCTATGGGACGATACTAGTGGATGGATACCGCTAATTCATTCTCACCACATTCCTGTTGGTATTGAAGAGGAAATCACCAGCGATTTAACAGCCCGTTTGGAACGTCCTTTGATGCGGATTACGATCCAAGCAGACATTTACAACAAAGATGGTAGAGAAGCACACGCTCAGTTACAAGATGCAGTATGGATTGCTGCTGGTAAACCTCCCTTTTCAACCTGGGTAGCCCGGACTATTTTTTTGCATTCCATTACTCAAGGTATATCTGCGGGTATTCGCCGCGCCGAATTAAATCTATCTTTGTTGACACCAGGGCTAGAAATTGGCTTTGTTGATACTGCTTTAGAAAAACTGAGTGAAGTTGCTTGGTACTTGGAAAATGATCCAATGACAACTTTGGCTCGTTTTAAGGAAGAACCATCAATCAATAAAATTATTGCCGAAGAAAAAGCTCAAGTTGGAATTACCGAGGCGAAGGATGATTTACGAAGTCGTCGCGATACCATTTTTGCTGATAAATTCTTCAAACTAGTTCCGGCACCGGAATCACCCGCAGAGGTGGATGATGTGTCGGATAGCATCGCCCTGTGTTTAATTGACTTTAGCGAAGCGACTATTTCTGTAACCACTGAAGGGCCACCGCCAATGGTGGAGAAAATTTTTAATGAAACAGGCGAGTCAGGTAAGTTTCGCACATTTAGAAATCGTTTATTATTTTTAGTTGCAAACAAGCAAGAATTAGAACGAGCGATTGACAACGCTAGGGAGTTCCGCGCCATTCAGAATATTCTAAATTCTCCCAATCGCTTGCAAGATTTATCAGAAAATCAGCAAAAGCAACTCAAAGATAAAAAAGGTTCTCTTGATTTAGGGGTAAGGGTATCTTTAACCAATGCCTACCGCCACTTATTTTACCCCGCTAATGACCCCGTAAAAGCTGCTAAAGGCTTAATGCACTATACTCTTTCTGCACAAGATTCTAGCGATATTAAGGGCAAAAATAATCAACAAGATGTGATTTTAAAAGCACTAAAAGATTGTCAAAAAATCCGTGTTGAAGAATCACCGCCCTATGCACCTGCTTACATTTTGCAGAAGGTATGGCTGTCTGGGTTAAACCATTGGACAACTAAAGCATTAAAAGAAGCTTTCGCCAAAGACCTGAGTTTAAATATACTGCTTGATGCCGAAATTTCAAAGCTGCGAGATACCATCCGCCAGGGGTTGCAGACTGGTAACTGGGATATGAAAGTAGGAGAAAAGCTGTTTATTAAAACCGATGACGGTAAAATTACCCTACCCGACTCCATAGAATTTTCTGAACGGATGGAACTCTACCGCCGGGGAATTCTGGAACTACCAAAACCGCGAGAAATTGAACTGAATGCTCAAGTCTTGTCCAGTACAGAATCGGTAAAACCTGTGCGGATACGGTGGAAAGCATCGGGGGCTTTGACGATTAAGCTTTATCAGGATGGGAATTTGGTTACAGGGGAGTTTCGCCCTAGTGATGAGTACGCAACAGCGATCGCTAAAACCACAACTTTCAAAATTGTAGCTGACTACGGCAATGGCGAAGTAGAGGAAAGGGAAACCCTAGCGAAGATATTGGCTTATGGTACTGGAACACCCAGTACACCAAGCGCAGGCGAAGATGGGAACGGTTCGTGGGATGATTCACCTCTGTTTAAAGCCAAGCCGGAAGAATTTGATTTGGAGGGAACACTCGATAGGGTGTTTAATGAATTAGGCGATCGCATCCAAGATAATCAAGTTCAGGGTATCCAGTCGTTGGAAATCTCCGTTGGGCAAGTAATGGACTACCGCAAGTTGATGACGGCTTTCCCTATGTTGATCAAGCTACCCTTGCAAATCGACCAAACGGCAACTATTACTGTTAATGAACAGTTTATCAGGTTAGAGTATCAAGGGCCAGTTAAAGGATTTCAGAGTTTTCAGGGGGCTGTTAACACTTTGCTAAGTAGCCCGGATGTAAAAGCTGACGTTTCGCTGAAGCTCGTATTTGAATTTTCATCTCCAGTGCAACCAAACGGCGCAGAAATCAGTAATATCAAACAAGCCCTGAATCGTAATCCGGTTGACAGGCTGAATTTGACGGCTAAAGTGACTTACTAA
- a CDS encoding RNA-guided endonuclease TnpB family protein produces MKARYQYRLYPTDQQRQLLAQLFGCVRVVWNDALAICKQSEKLPSNNDLQKLVITQAKKTIEREWLSEVSNIPLQQSVADLGVAYKNFFDSLKGKRKGKKVGRPKFKKKTNQQSARFRIGGFSIKGDEVYLAKIGNIKPIWSRILPSSPTSVTVIKDCANRYFLSFVVEVEPVNIDANNQSIGIDLGVKTFAVMSNREKAISPNYSKLDRKIRKLQKKLARQPKDSKRINKIGNKIAKLHNQIADTRKDFLHKLSTKIVSENQTIVLEDLNVSGLVKNRKLARAISLQGWRDFRTLCEGKSEKFNRDFHVISRWQPTSQICSECGYKWGKLDLKVRSVQCLNCATEHDRDENAAKNINKVGMGHCHDSKRTQRRSETASVASVNEASRITSPSGR; encoded by the coding sequence ATGAAAGCCAGATATCAATACCGACTCTACCCGACAGACCAACAGCGACAGCTTCTAGCTCAGTTGTTTGGTTGCGTTCGCGTGGTTTGGAATGATGCCTTGGCTATCTGCAAACAGTCGGAAAAATTGCCGAGTAACAACGACTTGCAAAAGTTAGTAATTACTCAAGCGAAGAAAACTATTGAACGTGAGTGGCTGTCTGAAGTTTCTAATATTCCATTGCAACAGTCCGTCGCAGATTTAGGAGTTGCCTATAAAAACTTTTTTGATTCGCTCAAAGGTAAACGAAAAGGTAAAAAAGTAGGTAGACCTAAGTTCAAAAAGAAAACTAATCAGCAATCAGCACGTTTCAGGATTGGTGGTTTTTCAATTAAAGGTGATGAGGTCTATCTTGCAAAAATTGGTAACATTAAACCGATTTGGTCAAGAATTTTACCATCATCACCCACATCGGTAACTGTAATCAAAGACTGTGCTAATCGCTATTTTCTAAGTTTTGTGGTAGAAGTTGAGCCTGTTAACATTGATGCTAACAACCAAAGTATCGGTATAGATTTGGGTGTCAAAACCTTTGCTGTTATGAGTAATAGGGAAAAAGCTATAAGTCCAAACTACTCAAAACTAGACAGAAAGATTCGCAAACTCCAGAAAAAGCTAGCGCGTCAACCCAAGGATTCAAAACGTATAAATAAAATCGGAAACAAAATCGCAAAACTGCACAACCAAATAGCAGATACACGTAAAGACTTTTTGCATAAGTTATCTACCAAAATTGTCAGTGAAAATCAAACTATCGTTTTGGAAGATTTGAATGTGTCAGGTCTGGTTAAAAATCGTAAACTTGCTAGAGCAATAAGCTTACAGGGATGGAGGGATTTTAGGACGCTGTGTGAAGGGAAATCCGAGAAATTTAATCGTGATTTTCACGTTATAAGTCGATGGCAGCCAACAAGCCAAATTTGTTCCGAGTGTGGCTATAAATGGGGCAAACTTGATTTAAAAGTTCGGTCGGTTCAATGCTTGAATTGTGCGACTGAACACGACCGGGACGAAAACGCGGCAAAAAATATAAATAAAGTCGGGATGGGGCATTGCCACGACTCTAAACGGACGCAGAGACGGAGTGAGACTGCTTCGGTAGCATCTGTCAACGAAGCGTCAAGAATCACCTCGCCTTCAGGCAGGTGA